Part of the Nerophis lumbriciformis linkage group LG24, RoL_Nlum_v2.1, whole genome shotgun sequence genome, atatatatatatataaatatatatatacgtatatatatgtattttattatatatatatatatatttatttattttattatatatatatatatatatatatgtatttatatatatatatatacatataaataaaataaatacttgaatttcagtgttcatttatttacacatatgcacacacataacactcatctactcattgttgagttaagggttgaattgtccatccttgttctattctctgtcactatttttctaaccatgcaaccctctctgatgatgcattgctgtgtggcacgcacaaaagtgctgtcatcaaatgcactagatggcagtattgtcctgtttaagagtgtcacaacattgctgtttacggcagacaaactgctttacggtatacaaaaaagtgactgctgttgttgtgtgttgttgccgcgctgggaggacgttaatgaaactgcctaacaataaacccacataagaaaccaataactcgccctccatcattctacagttataacgtcattgggcaggtacgcttttttatattgtggaggacctgagtccgcctgaatttcgggagattttcgggagaaaatgtgtcccgggaggttttcgggagaggcgctgaatttcgggagtctcccggaaaatccgggagggttggcaagtatggtatacagataataaataatatatacatggaGTAGTGTTTATATAGTAGACTTTACACAATACCGCCTATAGTTTATAGTATTTTGATaataactgacaaaataaatgcATTGCTCTTCAATCaaaataagtgttaaaatgacaaAACACAGCtagcactttgattgattgaatgaacttttaatagtagattgcacagtacagtacatagtccgtacaattgaccactaaatggtaacaccccaataagtttttcaactagtttaagtcggggttcacgttaatcaattcatgatacatTCATGGCACCGACTTGTTTTTGCGTTTTTTTACCTAAAAGCCAGATTTCACCGCACATTATAAATACATGTCAAAGTTTCTTAAGTGTTCTAGAAGAATATCAATGACCCGATAGTCACATTATTTATAAATTGTTTGGCCTacagggcagggccgacatccgggcaactgagctacatacgggttcttcgagccatagcaacctgactggcgttgaaaacaaaccgtcgccattactctttaacctgtcgacctgcgctgattaaacccgtcattctgcctccaaaatgccaaaaaactgtgttgttttttggttgtgcaaaccacaactggaaacagggaaaacaaaggtcgtattttgttctgccaaagcgtgctaaaagcccacagagacgagacaaatggctcgcagctttacaccgggaaaacgaggacggttctcactggagtcccctaaaatcccgggtcgtgtgttcggatcacttcgtttctggtaaatataaggaacaaaaatccaccttcttaaccacaacttggctataccgtccatgctaatgttgaacccgttgaatttttactgaataacgttcgacagctgaagttgttgttgttgcacaacaataacatacggtataaaggctattttcgaaaaccggtttcatttaaatttgcacttaacggttgggtttttaaaaaccaataaaccctataattttcatgttgccatttaatcaacttttcaagacagtcgtaaaatgctgtctgcaaggctcctttgttgtaatcaaacattacttgtagttgtagcccctcaaatctctcaatattttttcatttttttccctcTCAGGACGACCTGTAAAGAATCCCACGCACCCTGATTATGCACCATCCATCTTACCTCACCTGCCACAGAGTGGAAAGAAGGCATCCCATAGGATGGACAGTTACGAGCGACATCAACTGACAACTTCAAAGCGTGAATCGGCAGCAGAGAActcaaaaagtacaaagaaaCACTGTGGGAAACGACTACCTTTCAGTGATCTAACGGAAAGGACAAATGAGTGTGAAAACATTGAGCCTGCTGCAAAAACGCctgttattttaaataaataattcagttaaaaaaaggaacagtaattcagcaaataataaatcataatactgaactgaatttgaatgagctctctacagatataataaatatacagatactggtagccaccgtgtcatccttattatcatttatcaacataccttgggtgatttaacaatttttatgtgatttattcgttatataacaaccgacctggtgcgcttgtgaggtagacataaagatttccaaattccatgtccggccattgtgtaggattatcagtccacgcatctgctggaaggcggtaagggcagtcgtttaatccaactacagaacattttaactcgtacttaacctagcctcactggaaagactatttacataatcatacgccatttagaacagtttaaaatgccgtgaaacctcgttaaatgccctttctgtcaatgctgtgttcgctgtgagctggtttgttttcaacgaattcaatatggcgaccggttgctaggggattggcaggcggaagtgacgtaggtccgccctcgcctattcATGATACATTCATGGCACCGACTTGTTTTTGCGTTTTTTTACCTAAAAGCCCGATTTCACCGCACATTATAAATACATGTCAACGTTTCTTAAGTGTTCTAGAAGAATATCAATGACCCGATAGTCACATTATTTATCAATTGTTTGGCCAATTACCTTCGTCTTAGCCGAGGACGACGACGCCGACGTTCCTCCAGGCCAGTTGGTGGCGCTAACAAGACTTCTCGGGAAGCGCGCATGCGCAGTAAGCACGGACATATTAGCGGCACAGCAGAGGAACCATGCGGGCGGAGAGGAGCTGGTCGCCGCTGCTCAATCAGAGGAATTGATCGTAAAAAAAACCCTCAACAAAATCCCACATTGTTGATGTTCGAATCTAGGATTAATTAAGTTGACGTATTGAATTAAATAAGAGCGTTTCGCGTGGAAACATGGGCCGGTCAAAGGTAAGTAGCGACCACGCCACGTGCTAGTAAAGTTAGCCACGTAAAGTTAATTATATTGTTTATCTAGTTCATATTTATTTTCTGCTTCAAAATACATGGTTGTTTAAATGCTGTTTTATTGATGCTAAATAAAAGGACTTGTGATCCGTTGTGATTTTAGTCAAGGAACCAGAAAAAGTCCCGGTCTGAGGCCACCCATTTGGCCGAGGAGACGTACCGAAGTGTCCCCCATTCCTTCGTCTTCCACCGGGGCCAGGTTGGGAAGAACGTCAGTCAGCTCATATTGGACATCAGGAGAGTCATGAAACCCTACACGGCTGAGCAATTAAAGGTGGGTGTACtcatataagtagacgcagcattggctgctgtgacgcgagaaattcggccgccatcttgaagtggtgatgaggagccggcgagcagcctaaactagttgacaggtagaaaacaaagatgtggtcagtgttttcctgctcaaatgagcggactgttgaaaataggaactgGGGGGTtatttttcacaagtaagatttaccATTAACGTActgttgcatacctgccaacttttgaaatcagaaaaacgaATGAacgaaaatgattgattgcattcagacaggttaaaatgttgctaaaaccatcacttttctatcagtcacagtgacttttcaaaacaaaaatattacagcaaaaatcatatgggttgattgacatgtttattctgtaagctaacttcaatagtttgaaattattttgacagttaatgccagttatcctgtcaacctttcacaagacttcaatttgttaattgaaagtataaacactttttacagtaaacaaatggtaaaacagtactaaacaattccattaaaaaaaaaattggtatcattattaactttctgtccaagcttgtataatctactgccttgttcaattgtaaaaaatattctgtgcctaaaattcacatttctatcacaattatcatactgtaaacatggtaagctaacttcattaaaattaatagtcctgtcaatagcatggaattacaattcaaatgtagtttttttgtaagcctttcaaaagaattcaaaatatgaaaaattaatgaaaatgaattgaagccatcatacacttgaaaagtggcacatcacatctctaatgtaatcatttgaacttttcaacagaaatagcactgcaaaaatattaaggacatacttctgtattttggtagttatgctgtcaatatttaacaagatttcttcaacttggacttgaaagcataaatagtataaacacttttaacagtataacagtactaaacaattccaatagataacattggtgtcattacctttttgtggctaaaatccaaatttagcaacagcattagacttgtgtttttttgtcccaacgtggtcttttacatcgctaattcctccgtgtccgatcgaaaaatcttgtctgcacaaggtgcaattcgcgtagttttcaccctttttggaacggataattattcccggataggcttttgaatattcttcacggaatgactgcagttttcttttcggtttaagactcgtttgcgatttttctccggctgattccatgatcgttcgctcgtttggaaacaatgggcaactggtgcctcgtgcttggcagcggtgctataaatagcctcgcgcatggcattcggaatggctcgataggaagttacgggaagcagtgtcaattgtgattgttgttacgccatttcgtgaataaaacttaaaaaaaaaaaaatgtaatgaatgaaaaaccgtattttttatcactgcaaccgtaacccgaaataggttgatgaaaaccgtactaattacgggaaaaccggagtagttggcaggtatgctgttggttgtattttgtgaaaagaatattaccacagagttgagaaggagcaaagatcttcaaaagtaccgaaatcgtagccgctagcaaacaagagtatgaccataatagaattgcttgtcaatgtaattaacgtatttttccgactataagtcagtttttttcagtttggccgggggtgcgacttatactcaggagcgacttatgtgtgaaataattaacacattagcgtaaaatatcaaataatattatttatctcattcatgtaagagactagacgtataagatttcatgggatttagcgattaggagtgacagattgtttggtaaacgtatagcatgttctatatgttatagttatttgaatgactcttaccataatatgttacgttaacataccagttggttatttatgcgtcatataacgtacacttattcagcctgttgttcactattctttatttattttaaattgcctttcaaatgtctattattggtgttggcttttatcaaatacatttccccaaaaaatgcgacttatactccagtgcgacttatatatgttttttttccttctttattatgcattttcggctggagcGACTTATAACTTTGTGTTAAACAGGTGAGGAAAAAGAATGTGCTGAAAGACTTTGTAACCGTAGCGGGACCACTGGGAGTGACACATTTCATCATCTTCAGCAAGTCGGAGAACAATCTCACTATGGTGAGATCACACAAAGAAACCCAACTAATAGTTTATGCGACTGTGTGGATGAAGTCGAAGATCAATTTAGGCAAAATTGACTGTCCTTGTCCAGCCATTCagattgtttttgtaattttccaGAGGATGGCTCGACTCCCCAAAGGACCCATGCTTTATTTTAAAGTACTGAAGGTAAACATGATGTAAACACAAACAGTATATAGAAAATGTGCaagtgatgatttttttttccccctacgtGACTGCTAAGTgatgtttttcaaagtaaacgcacTGATGCACTGGACGATCTATCAGTTCACTCTTTTAAGTTTTTACACCGACGTGTATGAAGTGTTATTTTGTTGTGGTGATTCCAGTACACGCTCCTCAAAGACGTGGTCTCATCTCTGAAGAGGCACCGGATGCACGAGGAGCAGTTCAAGCACCACCCGCTGCTCATTCTCAACAACTTTGGCTCTCAAGGGATGCACATGAAACTCATGGCCACCATGTTCCAGAACATGTTCCCCTCCATCAACGTGCACACGGTATTTTTGGATTGTCTCGTCCTCGCCGTTGTAGCTGGCTAACATGATGAGAGCATAGTCTTCTGAGTCCCACTTTGAAGATTTATCACAAGTAAACGCTTTCTGATTGCCGAGTCTGAGAGTCTGTAACATGCCTGTTTGAAGCGATTTTACGAGAAATAAGTATTCTTTGTCTCCCGTGTGCCAGGTGAGCCTCAACACCATCAAGAGGGCCGTGCTGCTGAATTACAACAAAGAGTCGCAGGAAATTGAATTCCGCCACTAGTAAGTGTAGTACGAAATAGTGTCCcccaatttaataataataataataccgtattttccgcactattagccgcacctaaaaaccacaaatttactcaaaagctgacagtgcggcttataaccaggtgcgctttatatatggattaatattaagattcattttcataaagtttaggtctcgcaactacggtaaacagccgccatcttttttccccgtagaagaggaagcgcttcttcttctacgcaagcaaccgccaaggtaagcacccgcccccatagaagaggaagcgcttcttcttctactgtaagcaaccacccgcccccgtagaagaagaagaagcgcgcggatattacgtttcatttcctttgtgtgtttacatctgtaaagaccacaaaatggctcctactaagcgacaggtttccggttcatgaaaagacgcaatctctccatccgcacacggactactatttcacagcaactgcctaaagactttcaagaaaagctggctactttccgtgcatattgaaaaaaagatccggccagagaacattatcaacatggacgaggttccactgacttttgatattcctgtgaaccgcactgtggatacaacgggagcatgtacggtgaatattcgcaccacagggaatgagaagtcatccttcactgtggttctagcttgccatgctaatggccagaaacttccacccatgatgatattcaaaaggaagaccttgccaaaagagacctttccagccggcgtcatcataaaagctaactccaagggatggatggatgaagaaaagatgagcgagtggttaaggtaagtttacgcgaagaggccgggtggcttttttcacgcagctccgtccatgttgatatacgactccatgcgcgcccacatcacgctggtttttaatatattattaaagtttgactgacctatctgactgtttttttgacattcctttagcgcagttagatgcggcttataacacggggcggcttataggtggacaaagttttgaaatatgccgttcactgaaggcgcggcttatagcccagggcggcttatggtgcggaaaatacggtatagggtGTGTGGTCCACTTGAGTGTAAAAACATCACACCTTCAATACACACAGAGGATTCAATGGGGTGCTACCACTCGGGGTCGCCACTGACCTTTACAATGACTGATGTAGGGATGGACGATATTGTCTGAAATCCTTTTTTGAGGtacatattgcagcctcttgcaaTATATTCTTtagtatatacagtacaagccaaaagtttggacacaccttctcctcattcaatgtgttttctttgttttcatggctatttacattgtagattgtcacatcaaaactatgaatgaacacatgtggagttatgtgcttaacaaaaaaaaatggtgaaataactgaacatgttttatattgtaatttcttcaaaatagccactgctgcgttttggaccagttgttcctcccagggaattcaagtcacaattcgctcccaagttctttccgacacttaaagctgagttgaaaaaccaccagagacagaataggtattttgttgtatattctcaaagctttgccaatatacattttgattgagaccagtctaaccctagaaccttctatcgcgcacacccaaaatggtctgtcttcccgatcccaccaccctctctctcgtcccatctctgtagacaaaacaaaatgctagtctaaacacattccaaagaactcaaggtttacacacatagtatacttgctgacagagcatcaagagaataaatggaaaacacgagctgtgttcaaatatgactaagaaatgaaagaagtacaacttaaattcagatatatgtaaatatctgcctccgacaattcccccttcagatcttctaaaaagatctttatcactagtacaacacttctaaaatacgcccctctttgagcaagctaataaaaattaaaagcatagttacatgggagataaacggatggaatctatgtcaatgtcgtcactctcagggaaggaaactagcatttcttgaaagtcaccactttgccagacccccttcagtgacatagcaaacccaggttgttcagcaagcccctcaacagcatcacgagtcaggttggtcagtctcaacagattataaaaaacatagttaatgcgttctacatttttagtagcagtcacagggaaaatagcaccaattataggaaggttctcgaaacctgcacaggattcacaccacaatttatgttatattatattatattaggaACCAGAAGGGGGAagaggtgagggtggattcagacttttggattcagactccgtacaacaccaccctctgctctgattactactttgcacactcttggcattctctccatgagcttcaataggtagtcacctgaaatggttttcacttcacaggtgtcatagttttgatgccttcagtgacaatctacaatgttaatagtcatgaaaataaagaaaacgcattgaaatgagaaggtgtgtccaaacctttggcctgtactgtatattaactCTTAAATGGGATCTTTATAGTTAACAAAGGTACTGTTTGAGGAAATACGGTAAAATGCCTAAATGTTTTATGTGAAGATGTTGTGTACAAATTAAAATGATGTATTGATGGAAACCGATGAAGTCAGGGAGTGTGGCTCAGATGATGACAGACTCGGACTTGACTGCTCAGTGATGCATGTTCAAAGTAAACGCACTGATGGGCCGCACCAAGACACACAAACGCCTCTCGTCTTTTGTCAAAATTGACGCTGACTCTGGTTTCTTTCTCTTTGCAGCAGCCTGAAGGTGGTCCCGGTGGGTATGAGCCGTGGCGTGAAGAAGCTGATGCAGGAGAAGTTCCCCAACATGAGCAAGTTTGAGGACATCAGCGAGCTGATGCTGAAGTAAGGTTCTAGTAGGATGAAAGGGCTCCTGTCCAATCGATTAAGTATCTAATCTAATTCATTCCCTCTTAGAGGAGCGAACCTGTCGGAAAGTGAGGCCGAACAAGACGGCGACCATAACATCACCGAGCTGCCGCAGGTCTACTCCGGCCGAGGCAACATGGCCTCCCAGCAGAGCGCCATCCGTCTGACGGAGGTATGTCCGTATTTTGCCGCCTCATCTAACCGAGAAGAGCTGATAATTCTACGGTCGTGTGCGCACAGATCGGTCCTCGCATGACGCTTCAGCTAATCAAGATCCAAGAAGGCATGGTGGAAGGGAACATCCTCTATCACGCCAATAGTAAGTGTCCACAATCTTTGTCAGGCAGCTTGATTGGCGTCCGTGTGCAGAGGATGACATATCTTTGATATGAAATCTGTGATTTACCAAAGTAAACGCTTGCTGATGCACTAGATAATCAACGCGGATGTGGTTCCGCTTGAGCGTATTTGCATTTAACAAACGCTCCTCTGCAGTCTCCAAGACCGAGGAGGAAATCCAGGAGATCCTGCAGAGAAAGGAGTCCCGGATGAAGGAGAAAGAACAGCGCAAGAAAATGCAGGAGCAGAACATTGTTCGCAAGAAAGCCCAGAAGGACGAGCACAAGTGagttttgtccaaaaaaaattggtttggaggatggtgttctgctgacctcgactgcggatgttgtggatcgttggatggaatacttcgaagacctcctcaatcccaccaacacgtcttcctatgaggaagcagtgcctggggactctgtggtgggctctcctatttctggggctgaggttgctgaggtagttaaaaagctcctcggtggcaaggccccaggggtagatgagatccgcccggagttccttaaggctctggatgctgtggggctgtcttggttgacaagactctgcagcatcgcgtggacatcgggggcggtacctctggattggcagaccggggtggtggttcctctctttaagaaggggaaccggagggtgtgctctaactatcgtgggatcacactcctcagccttcccggtaaggtctattcaggtgtactggagaggaggctacgccggatagttgaacctcggattcagcaggaacagtgtggttttcgtcctggtcgtggaactgtggaccagctctatactctcggcagggtgcttgagggtgcatgggagtttgcccaaccagtctacatgtgttttgtggacttggagaaggcattcgaccgtgtccctcgggaagtcctgtggggagtgctcagagagtattgggtatcggactgtctgattgtggcagtccgctccctgtatgatcagtgccagagcttggttcgcattgccggcagtaagtctgacacgtttccagtgagggttggactccgccaaggctgccctttgtcatcgattctgttcataacttttatggacagaatttctaggcgcagtcaaggcgttgaggggatctggtttggtggctgcaggattaggtctctgctttttgcagatgatgtggtcctgatggcttcatctggccaggatcttcagctctcgctggatcggttcgcagccgagtgtgaagcgactgggatgagaatcagcacctccaagtccgagtccatggttctcgcccggaaaagggtggagtgccatctccgggttggggaggagatcttgccccaagtggaggagttcaagtacctcggagtcttgttcacgagtgagggaagagtggatcgtgagatcgacaggcggatcggtgcggcgtcttcagtaatgcggacgctgtatcgatccgttgtggtgaagaaggagctgagccggaaggcaaagctctcaatttaccggtcgatctacgttcccatcctcacctatggtcatgagctttgggttatgaccgaaaggacaagatcacgggtacaagcggccgaagtgagtttcctccgccgggtggcggggctctcccttagagatagggtgagaagctctgccatccggggggagctcaaagtaaagccgctgctcctccacatggagaggagccagatgaggtggttcgggcatctggtcaggatgccacccgaacgcctccctcgggaggtgtttagggcacgtccgaccggtaggaggccgcggggaagacccaggacacgttgggaagactatgtctcccggctggcctgggaacgcctcggggtcccacaggaagagctggacgaagtggctggggagagggaagtctgggcttccctgcttaggctgctgcccccgcgacccgacctcggataagcggtagaagatggatggatggatggaaaaattggTTTTGAGTAACATATCAGTAGAGTGGAACTTTAGAAGATGTTACCTCCACACAGGAAGAAGAGCCTGGC contains:
- the ppan gene encoding suppressor of SWI4 1 homolog, with the translated sequence MGRSKSRNQKKSRSEATHLAEETYRSVPHSFVFHRGQVGKNVSQLILDIRRVMKPYTAEQLKVRKKNVLKDFVTVAGPLGVTHFIIFSKSENNLTMRMARLPKGPMLYFKVLKYTLLKDVVSSLKRHRMHEEQFKHHPLLILNNFGSQGMHMKLMATMFQNMFPSINVHTVSLNTIKRAVLLNYNKESQEIEFRHYSLKVVPVGMSRGVKKLMQEKFPNMSKFEDISELMLKGANLSESEAEQDGDHNITELPQVYSGRGNMASQQSAIRLTEIGPRMTLQLIKIQEGMVEGNILYHANISKTEEEIQEILQRKESRMKEKEQRKKMQEQNIVRKKAQKDEHKKKSLAGIKRKCADNQEEEDSEVEDPGAQDDRPAPVESDDEAEYYRQAVGAEPDEDMFPAAKRRIKDGSHGPARKMRKLSAGDKGKGAMPPKKTGKGDWHKDKKNGDRAKKPFGQKGGDREKKPFGQKGGDREKKPFGQKGGDREKKPFGQKGGDREKKPFGKKGGDREKKPFGQKGGDREKKPFGQKGGDRERKPFGQKGGDREKKPFGQKGGDRERKPFGQKGSPGGKPFRKPSDRDNRFGGKKKFEGKRTFGGKVNKDKAFQSSKSHKNSVAFRKKKSGGEAKQGFKHKKGKG